One part of the Lotus japonicus ecotype B-129 chromosome 2, LjGifu_v1.2 genome encodes these proteins:
- the LOC130736548 gene encoding protein FAR1-RELATED SEQUENCE 5-like → MTRMRFLVVRKGGDFCDGEDDVQSIGETCTIPIDGVEYMGNINFITLTFEDMKKYRFLNRNLAYDFYNMYARFNGFSARQSAVKKNFKKEIVQQNFVCHKQGHREDRFGEDGIRKREPRRDIRCGCLAHCKVHTDESESGHRWVVKHLDNGHSHLVVPNKHVGLLVGHRKMCDMDVSQMNNMIGVGISPPQIYASFAGEAGEYLNVNFNQRNMYNELDKERRKQVPDVRGAFGYLRTLRSTDPDMYRSHKKSKQGKLLNPCWCDGQSRRDYSVFGDMLAFDATTIVFVMAIVSDEKEETYVWLLEKFMDAMKGKAHVSVITYGCKSMRNAIRRVFPNAHHKLVCMESIRERNQECEEA, encoded by the exons ATGACAAGAATGAGATTTCTGGTAGTGAGGAAAGGGGGAGACTTTTGTGATGGTGAAGATGATGTACAATCCATTGGAGAAACTTGTACAATTCCCATAGATGGTGTTGAATATATGGGAAACATCAATTTCATCACTTTAACATTTGAAGACATGAAGAAATACCGGTTTTTAAATCGTAATCTTGCGTACGATTTTTACAATATGTATGCTCGGTTTAATGGATTTTCTGCCCGTCAGAGCGCTGTCAAGAAAAACTTTAAGAAAGAAATTGTGCAGCAGAATTTTGTCTGTCATAAACAAGGTCATAGAGAAGATAGATTTGGGGAAGATGGAATTCGGAAGCGTGAGCCTAGGAGGGACATTAGGTGTGGATGTTTAGCACACTGCAAGGTCCATACTGATGAATCTGAATCTGGTCACCGTTGGGTTGTTAAACATCTCGATAATGGCCATAGTCACTTGGTTGTCCCTAATAAGCATGTAGGTTTGCTAGTCGGTCATAGGAAGATGTGTGACATGGATGTTTCCCAGATGAACAACATGATTGGAGTTGGCATTTCACCTCCTCAAATTTATGCTTCATTTGCTGGTGAAGCAGGTGAGTATCTGAATGTAAATTTTAATCAGCGGAACATGTACAATGAATTGGATAAGGAGAGGAGAAAGCAGGTGCCTGATGTAAGAGGTGCATTTGGCTATCTGCGTACTTTGCGAAGCACAGATCCAGACATGTACAGGAGCCATAAGAAGTCTAAGCAAGGAAAGTTGCTAAACCCGTGTTGGTGCGATGGACAAAGTCGTAGAGACTATAGTGTTTTTGGTGATATGTTAGCATTTGATGCTAC GACCATTGTGTTTGTCATGGCAATTGTATCTGATGAGAAAGAAGAAACCTATGTATGGCTGCTGGAAAAATTTATGGATGCAATGAAAGGCAAAGCTCATGTATCTGTCATTACTTATGGATGCAAGTCCATGAGAAATGCGATTAGAAGAGTATTTCCCAATGCCCATCATAAGTTGGTGTGCATGGAATCTATTAGAGAACGCAACCAGGAATGTGAAGAAGCCTAG